The following are from one region of the Veillonella nakazawae genome:
- a CDS encoding transglycosylase domain-containing protein: MSNNSNARSSRRSNSSGSTPKKTSPKRLFWICALLLILIVAGGGCGFISATLSNLPDVSNVRPSASSQIYDVHGNLITTVHSTENRLPVPLKDVPKDLQNAFVATEDSRFYSHHGIDPVGILRAVWVNIVHSGVSEGGSTITQQLARNAFLSQDRTFKRKISEALLALKIEQHYTKDEILEMYMNQIYFGQGAYGVQSAAHVYFGKDASQLTLAQAALIAGLPQSPNYYSPFNDLEASKKRQAVVLGQMVKYGYITQEQADEARQADLGLVAKQEQTHEKSNASYFINYVIAQVSEKYGDDAIYKDGLKIYTTLDMDAQNAAVAAMQNLPTMYTDQNGLHQPQGAIVAMNPHNGYIVAMVGGRGDDAFNRASQAERQPGSAMKPFVYLAAIQSGKTPGSIVDDSPVDFNGWRPQNYERNFEGNITYRYALQHSRNVPAVKIADEVGMSKIIDLAKKMGITTLTDEDNNLSTALGGLTHGVSPLEMAEAYGVLANGGVKVQPTAIIKIVDRNGQVVEENSIQEKRVVEEKDAAIITDMLESVINGGTGGNAAIGRPAAGKTGTTDDEKDAWFVGYTPDLVAAVWIGDDYGSETLGITGGSTPAVMWRQFMSAALANTPASDFNVPASAQAAVSEGYYNPVKAQPKKEAAKDEKADKKDDKDKSKDEAVKDDSGSKDDATEQKSNSSKSKKSSKKDR, from the coding sequence ATGAGTAATAACTCAAATGCGAGAAGTAGCCGCCGTTCTAATAGTAGCGGCTCTACACCGAAGAAAACAAGTCCGAAGCGTCTATTTTGGATTTGTGCTCTTCTCCTTATACTCATCGTAGCCGGAGGTGGCTGTGGTTTCATCAGTGCTACACTGTCTAACCTACCAGATGTATCCAATGTACGTCCTTCTGCATCGTCTCAAATTTACGATGTCCATGGTAATCTTATCACAACGGTTCATTCCACAGAGAACAGATTACCTGTACCTTTAAAAGATGTACCAAAGGATTTACAAAATGCCTTTGTTGCTACTGAGGACTCTCGCTTCTATTCCCATCACGGTATCGACCCTGTTGGTATCTTGCGTGCTGTATGGGTTAACATTGTTCATAGTGGCGTATCTGAAGGTGGTTCTACAATCACTCAACAGTTAGCGCGTAATGCATTCTTATCTCAAGACAGAACATTTAAACGTAAAATTTCTGAAGCATTGCTAGCACTTAAAATTGAACAACATTACACGAAGGATGAAATCCTTGAAATGTACATGAACCAAATTTACTTTGGCCAAGGTGCATACGGTGTACAATCTGCAGCTCATGTATACTTTGGTAAGGATGCTAGCCAATTAACGCTAGCCCAAGCAGCACTTATTGCAGGCTTACCACAAAGTCCTAACTACTACTCTCCATTCAATGATTTGGAAGCTAGTAAAAAACGTCAAGCTGTTGTATTAGGCCAAATGGTTAAATACGGTTACATTACACAAGAGCAAGCTGATGAAGCACGTCAAGCAGATTTAGGCTTAGTGGCAAAACAAGAACAAACGCATGAAAAATCTAATGCATCTTACTTCATTAACTATGTTATTGCACAAGTTTCTGAAAAATATGGCGATGATGCAATCTACAAAGATGGTTTAAAAATTTATACCACTCTCGATATGGATGCGCAAAATGCTGCTGTTGCAGCAATGCAAAATCTACCAACTATGTATACTGACCAAAATGGTCTACACCAACCACAAGGTGCTATCGTAGCAATGAATCCACATAATGGTTATATCGTTGCCATGGTCGGTGGTCGTGGAGATGATGCCTTTAACCGTGCATCACAAGCGGAACGTCAACCAGGCTCTGCTATGAAACCATTCGTTTACTTAGCTGCTATTCAATCTGGTAAAACTCCAGGGTCCATTGTTGATGATAGCCCTGTTGATTTTAATGGATGGCGTCCTCAAAACTATGAACGAAACTTTGAGGGTAATATTACATACCGCTATGCATTACAACATTCTCGTAACGTACCAGCTGTAAAAATTGCTGATGAAGTAGGTATGTCTAAGATTATCGACTTAGCTAAGAAGATGGGTATTACTACCTTAACTGATGAAGATAACAACTTATCAACAGCACTTGGTGGTTTAACTCATGGTGTTTCACCATTGGAAATGGCTGAAGCTTATGGCGTACTTGCTAATGGTGGCGTCAAGGTTCAACCTACAGCAATCATAAAAATCGTGGACCGCAACGGACAAGTAGTGGAAGAAAATTCCATCCAAGAAAAGCGCGTCGTTGAAGAAAAAGATGCTGCTATCATCACTGATATGTTAGAATCTGTTATTAATGGTGGTACTGGTGGCAATGCTGCTATCGGTAGACCTGCAGCTGGTAAAACAGGTACAACAGATGATGAAAAAGATGCTTGGTTCGTTGGATATACGCCTGATTTAGTTGCTGCTGTTTGGATTGGTGATGACTACGGATCTGAAACATTAGGTATTACTGGTGGTTCAACGCCAGCTGTAATGTGGAGACAATTTATGTCGGCCGCATTAGCCAATACCCCTGCTTCCGACTTTAATGTACCAGCTAGCGCTCAAGCAGCTGTTTCTGAAGGTTATTATAATCCTGTAAAAGCACAGCCTAAAAAAGAAGCTGCTAAGGACGAAAAAGCAGACAAAAAAGACGATAAAGACAAATCGAAAGATGAAGCTGTAAAAGATGACAGTGGCTCAAAAGATGATGCAACTGAACAGAAATCTAATTCATCGAAAAGTAAAAAGTCTAGTAAAAAAGATCGTTAA
- the pheT gene encoding phenylalanine--tRNA ligase subunit beta, with protein MKASLQWMNEYVPVDMNRPAQELADELTQAGIPVEDVIAMDNGIKKIYTGKIVEITKHPDADKLQVCQVECLTEEGEPVTKQIVTAATNVAVGQIVPVAYHKSRLADGTEIKKGKLRGEVSEGMFCSVAEFGISSDLVLPEEAQGIYIFPEGTPIGLDVKDVLGLNDTVYEFELTANRADCFSMVGLSREFGMMTNQKALFPVIMVNENGESIEGKASVSIEADDLCTRFMSRIVTDVKVEPSPLWMQNRLRNSGIRPINNVVDVTNYVMLELGQPMHAYDYDHVKGHQLVARRAKNGEVLVTLDGSERELNDSMLIIADAERPVGVAGIMGGFDSEVTNETTTVMLEAAVFNGPSIRRTAKALGMRSEASGRFERGVNHKYTAYAIDRAAQLLQQICPSCKVDVGIIDVYKNPVEQHTVTFTAKQINDYLGTNIEKNEMVRILTALEFVVTEEGDQLSALVPTWRGDVTVMPDIAEEVARIYNYDNIAPTIPVAVLSSGGMTPKKALTKEVTHTLAKLGMTQIITFSFMHKDGLSNMMLPEGDSRYTAIPILNPISEEFPYMRTTLVPAVIEAAKRNIAQQNKDLWLFETANVYEPKALPLTEVPHESPMACGILMGKANQAGWNQAERTTDFYDVKGIVDALLAELGVKGYEINRGTEPYFHPGVSAQYVVDGKMIAQYGELHPQVSKNFDLPGKVYMFEIDLEAVLSLTIPAFRYTSFSKFPGTSRDLAIVAPVSVSSGEILSIIKEHGGEYLESASIFDVYEGEHIEAGYRSLAYNLQFRSMEGTLNDEDIDGNIQAIIDALAEINCRLR; from the coding sequence TCGTAACAGCAGCCACAAATGTAGCGGTAGGTCAAATCGTACCTGTAGCGTACCATAAATCTCGCTTAGCTGATGGAACAGAAATTAAAAAAGGTAAATTGCGCGGCGAAGTATCTGAAGGCATGTTCTGTTCTGTTGCAGAATTTGGTATCTCCAGCGATTTAGTATTGCCAGAAGAAGCACAAGGTATTTATATCTTTCCTGAAGGCACACCAATCGGCCTTGATGTAAAAGACGTGTTGGGCTTAAACGACACAGTATATGAATTTGAATTGACTGCTAACCGAGCAGATTGCTTCTCCATGGTTGGTTTATCCCGTGAATTCGGCATGATGACAAATCAAAAAGCTTTATTCCCTGTTATCATGGTTAACGAAAATGGTGAGTCCATTGAAGGCAAAGCATCTGTATCTATCGAAGCGGATGATCTTTGTACACGATTCATGTCTCGTATCGTTACAGATGTAAAGGTTGAGCCATCTCCATTGTGGATGCAAAATCGTTTGCGTAACAGCGGTATTCGTCCTATTAATAATGTAGTAGATGTAACAAATTATGTTATGTTAGAACTTGGTCAACCTATGCATGCTTATGACTATGACCATGTAAAAGGTCATCAACTAGTGGCAAGACGTGCTAAAAATGGTGAAGTTCTTGTTACACTTGATGGTTCTGAACGTGAATTGAATGACTCTATGCTTATTATTGCCGATGCAGAACGCCCAGTAGGTGTAGCTGGTATCATGGGTGGCTTTGATAGCGAAGTAACAAATGAAACGACTACTGTTATGCTTGAAGCTGCTGTGTTTAATGGACCATCCATTCGCCGCACTGCAAAAGCGCTTGGTATGCGTTCTGAAGCATCTGGACGTTTTGAACGTGGCGTAAACCATAAATACACTGCCTATGCTATCGACAGAGCAGCACAGTTGTTGCAACAAATTTGCCCATCCTGTAAAGTTGATGTAGGCATTATCGATGTGTACAAGAACCCTGTAGAGCAACATACAGTTACTTTCACAGCAAAACAAATCAACGATTACTTGGGTACAAACATTGAAAAAAACGAAATGGTTCGCATTTTGACTGCTCTTGAATTCGTTGTAACTGAAGAAGGGGACCAATTATCTGCCCTCGTTCCAACATGGCGCGGTGACGTAACAGTAATGCCTGATATCGCTGAAGAGGTAGCTCGTATTTATAACTATGATAATATCGCTCCTACAATTCCTGTAGCCGTATTGTCCTCTGGTGGTATGACGCCTAAGAAAGCTCTTACGAAAGAGGTAACACATACGTTAGCTAAATTGGGTATGACTCAAATCATTACATTTAGCTTTATGCATAAAGATGGCCTTTCCAATATGATGCTTCCTGAAGGGGATAGCCGTTATACAGCCATTCCAATTTTGAATCCTATTTCCGAAGAATTCCCTTATATGCGTACTACATTGGTGCCAGCTGTTATCGAAGCTGCCAAACGCAATATTGCGCAACAAAATAAGGATCTTTGGTTGTTTGAAACAGCGAATGTATATGAACCAAAAGCATTGCCTTTGACAGAGGTACCTCATGAAAGCCCTATGGCTTGTGGTATCTTGATGGGCAAAGCAAACCAAGCTGGCTGGAATCAAGCAGAACGCACTACAGATTTCTATGATGTAAAAGGTATCGTAGATGCGTTGTTGGCTGAACTAGGTGTTAAAGGCTATGAAATTAATCGTGGCACTGAACCTTACTTCCACCCTGGTGTAAGTGCTCAATACGTAGTTGATGGTAAAATGATTGCTCAATATGGTGAATTACATCCACAAGTGAGCAAAAACTTTGATTTACCAGGAAAAGTATACATGTTTGAAATCGATTTGGAAGCAGTATTATCCTTAACGATTCCAGCATTCCGCTATACATCTTTCAGTAAATTCCCAGGTACTAGCCGTGACCTTGCTATTGTGGCACCTGTGTCCGTATCTAGTGGTGAAATTTTATCTATCATTAAAGAGCATGGTGGCGAATATTTAGAAAGTGCATCTATCTTCGACGTTTACGAAGGTGAACATATCGAAGCTGGTTACCGCAGTCTTGCATACAACTTGCAATTCCGCTCTATGGAAGGCACGTTGAATGATGAAGATATTGATGGTAACATTCAAGCTATTATCGATGCATTAGCAGAAATTAACTGCAGATTACGTTAA
- the tyrS gene encoding tyrosine--tRNA ligase: MVSAQEQVRQIKHGVADLINEQDFVKKIEKSIKENKPLVVKLGLDPTAPDIHLGHTVPLRKLRLFQEFGHQVVIVIGGFTARIGDPTGKSVTRPPLTKEEVLKNAETYKTQIFKVLDPEKTIVRDNSEWLESMNFADVLRLASSYTVARMMERDDFNKRFKEGRAIGVHEFMYPLMQGQDSVALHADVEFGGTDQTFNLLMGRHLQELEGQEPQVVITMPLLEGLDGVQKMSKSLGNYIGIDEEPKEMYGKAMSIPDELMMRYFMLVTDMPIEEQEDMEKRLESGELHPRDAKMQLARTIVRLYHGEEAALEAEEEFKRVFQQRALPTDIPEYALDAPTEPIFVPQFCTDAGLTASNGEARRSIKAGAFKVNGEKYTEENLTLEEGMIVQVGKRKFVKIKFN, from the coding sequence ATGGTTAGTGCTCAAGAACAAGTGCGCCAAATTAAACACGGCGTAGCAGATTTAATTAATGAACAAGATTTTGTAAAGAAAATAGAAAAATCCATTAAGGAAAATAAACCTTTAGTTGTAAAATTAGGTTTGGACCCAACAGCGCCAGATATTCATTTAGGCCATACAGTACCACTTCGCAAACTACGTTTGTTCCAAGAATTTGGTCATCAAGTAGTGATCGTTATCGGCGGTTTCACTGCTCGTATTGGTGATCCTACTGGTAAAAGTGTAACTCGTCCACCACTTACAAAAGAAGAAGTATTGAAAAATGCTGAAACCTATAAAACACAAATCTTTAAAGTGTTAGATCCTGAAAAAACTATCGTCCGCGACAATAGTGAATGGCTAGAATCTATGAATTTTGCTGATGTGCTTCGCTTGGCAAGTTCTTACACTGTAGCGCGTATGATGGAACGCGATGATTTCAATAAACGTTTCAAAGAAGGTCGTGCAATCGGTGTTCATGAATTTATGTATCCATTGATGCAAGGTCAAGATTCTGTAGCATTACATGCTGATGTTGAATTTGGTGGTACAGACCAAACGTTCAACTTGTTAATGGGTCGTCATTTACAAGAATTAGAAGGTCAAGAACCACAAGTTGTTATTACAATGCCATTGCTTGAAGGCCTTGATGGTGTTCAAAAAATGAGTAAATCTTTAGGTAACTACATCGGTATCGATGAAGAACCTAAAGAAATGTATGGTAAAGCAATGTCCATTCCAGACGAATTGATGATGCGTTACTTCATGCTCGTTACAGACATGCCAATCGAAGAGCAAGAAGATATGGAAAAACGTCTTGAAAGTGGTGAATTACATCCACGTGATGCTAAAATGCAATTAGCTCGTACCATCGTTCGTTTGTACCATGGTGAAGAAGCTGCTCTCGAAGCAGAAGAAGAATTCAAACGCGTATTCCAACAACGCGCGTTGCCTACAGATATTCCTGAATACGCTTTGGATGCGCCAACAGAACCAATCTTTGTACCGCAATTCTGTACAGATGCTGGTTTGACTGCCTCTAATGGTGAAGCACGTCGCTCCATTAAAGCTGGTGCTTTTAAAGTAAATGGAGAAAAATATACAGAAGAAAACCTTACCCTTGAAGAGGGCATGATCGTTCAAGTAGGTAAACGTAAATTCGTAAAAATTAAATTTAACTAA
- a CDS encoding endonuclease MutS2 has product MFNEDVLDFHHIKEQLQQHCSSTIAKELAMHIEPMTDAKAIQENLDETAEAMRSLQTEVEQPLGGTRDIRESCKKSRKDFVLTREALWDIYLTIGAYKRMTKFFRTKYMEYPLLSLWVQDMPNTDRIENRFKRVFDEKGELLDTASPKLASLRNTIIKTREKIKNDIQAILHDKDNQKYFQETIITQRNNRYVIPVKQEYRQYFDGLIHDRSATGQTLYIEPMRLVNLNNELQEALIGEEQEVLRIYRELSALVKQHSNDLMDACEKISHIEFVYGKASLAISYKGVPAILSTDRTVNLMRARHPLIPPNVVVPTNIQLGTSYRILLITGSNTGGKTVSLKTLGLLSLMNQCGLFIPADHGSMLPIFQNIFADIGDEQSIEASLSTFSAHMTQVISIIKHCGPNDLVLLDELGSGTDPEEGSALAVSILEFFRKKGALMMVSTHYNELKNYAYHTEGIENGHVEFDERTLKPTYRLHIGVAGSSHALSIAARLGLPKDIVTRAAEYKSQFGSHEMEEVLSDLNEQLRKASERERALKKELDETRRMRGQLEKEKKQFNEKRKQILAKAQADAESMKRSLRVEGEAIIKQLKAQFSETNKDKRQSAINAARKGISNVHIPESPVDDDRKSLTADAIKVGQAVYVTSLRSLGTVLAINGNRVNVDINGLTATVKVSELQSTTREEGNKLAREQKAAMPKTRKRMGGSAVQRQKEVRTEINILGQTVDEATVSVGRFIDQALLGGVNQVRIIHGKGTGALREGVHQYLRTLPHVAHFETAGYDEGGVGATNVVLK; this is encoded by the coding sequence TTGTTTAACGAAGATGTATTAGACTTTCACCATATAAAAGAACAATTACAACAACACTGTAGTTCTACCATTGCTAAAGAATTAGCTATGCACATCGAACCTATGACAGATGCGAAAGCCATTCAAGAGAACCTTGATGAAACGGCGGAGGCAATGCGTTCTTTGCAAACTGAGGTAGAACAACCGTTAGGCGGTACGCGAGATATTCGTGAGTCCTGTAAGAAGAGTCGTAAAGACTTTGTCCTTACTCGTGAAGCATTGTGGGATATTTATTTAACCATTGGTGCTTATAAGCGCATGACAAAGTTTTTTAGAACGAAATATATGGAATATCCTTTACTATCCTTATGGGTACAGGATATGCCAAATACAGATCGCATTGAAAATCGCTTTAAACGCGTTTTTGATGAAAAAGGGGAATTGCTTGATACAGCATCTCCTAAGTTGGCGAGCCTAAGAAATACGATTATTAAAACTCGTGAAAAGATTAAAAATGATATTCAAGCTATCTTACACGACAAGGATAATCAGAAGTATTTCCAAGAAACAATCATTACACAGCGTAACAATCGCTATGTAATCCCTGTAAAACAGGAATATCGCCAATATTTTGATGGTCTTATTCACGACCGTTCTGCAACGGGTCAAACACTCTATATTGAACCGATGCGCTTGGTGAATCTAAATAATGAATTACAAGAGGCATTGATTGGTGAAGAGCAAGAGGTATTGCGTATTTACCGTGAATTATCAGCCCTTGTAAAACAACATAGTAATGATTTGATGGATGCTTGTGAAAAGATATCCCACATCGAATTTGTATATGGTAAGGCGAGCCTTGCTATTTCTTATAAGGGTGTACCGGCCATCTTGAGTACTGATAGAACTGTCAATCTCATGAGAGCTCGGCACCCATTAATCCCACCGAATGTGGTAGTGCCTACAAATATTCAATTAGGTACATCGTACCGTATTTTATTGATTACTGGTTCTAATACAGGCGGTAAAACAGTATCCCTTAAAACATTAGGGTTATTGAGTTTAATGAACCAATGTGGTCTATTTATCCCTGCAGACCACGGCTCAATGTTGCCTATATTCCAAAATATCTTTGCCGATATTGGGGATGAACAAAGTATTGAGGCTAGCCTTAGTACGTTCTCTGCTCATATGACACAAGTTATTTCCATTATTAAACATTGTGGTCCAAATGACTTGGTATTACTGGATGAACTTGGATCCGGTACAGATCCAGAGGAAGGTAGTGCACTTGCTGTATCTATCCTTGAGTTCTTCCGTAAAAAAGGTGCCCTTATGATGGTAAGCACCCATTATAATGAGCTTAAAAACTATGCATACCATACAGAAGGAATCGAAAACGGCCATGTAGAGTTTGATGAGCGTACGTTAAAGCCAACATATCGACTTCATATCGGTGTAGCAGGTAGTAGCCATGCATTGAGTATTGCGGCCCGTTTAGGTTTGCCAAAAGATATCGTAACGCGCGCTGCAGAGTATAAATCTCAATTTGGTAGCCATGAAATGGAAGAAGTTCTTTCAGATTTGAATGAGCAACTTCGTAAGGCATCTGAACGGGAAAGAGCCTTAAAGAAAGAGCTTGATGAAACACGTCGCATGCGTGGTCAATTAGAGAAGGAAAAGAAACAGTTTAACGAAAAGCGTAAACAAATCTTAGCCAAAGCTCAAGCTGATGCAGAATCTATGAAACGTAGCTTACGCGTCGAAGGGGAAGCGATTATCAAGCAATTGAAAGCACAATTCTCTGAAACAAATAAGGATAAGCGTCAATCTGCTATTAATGCTGCACGTAAGGGTATCTCTAATGTACATATACCAGAATCTCCAGTCGATGATGATCGTAAATCTTTGACTGCAGATGCTATTAAGGTAGGCCAAGCAGTATATGTTACATCTTTGCGCTCATTAGGTACCGTATTAGCTATCAATGGCAATCGTGTGAATGTAGATATTAATGGACTAACAGCTACTGTAAAGGTTAGCGAATTACAATCTACTACACGTGAAGAAGGAAATAAGCTTGCACGGGAACAAAAAGCAGCTATGCCTAAAACTAGAAAACGTATGGGGGGCTCTGCCGTACAACGCCAAAAAGAGGTTCGTACTGAAATCAATATTCTTGGACAAACGGTAGATGAAGCGACAGTTTCTGTTGGTAGATTTATTGACCAAGCCTTGCTTGGTGGTGTTAATCAAGTGCGCATTATTCACGGTAAGGGGACTGGCGCATTACGTGAAGGTGTACATCAATATTTGCGTACCTTACCGCATGTAGCTCATTTTGAAACGGCAGGCTATGACGAAGGTGGTGTAGGAGCTACCAATGTAGTTCTGAAATAA
- a CDS encoding DUF3656 domain-containing U32 family peptidase, whose protein sequence is MELLAPAGTMENFIAALESGADAIYLGGKGFNARAHAANFGIEELAEAIRLAHILDVSVYVTVNILIGDSELKDLEAYLKDLERIGVDAIIVQDLAVAKLAQRVAPKLHLHGSTQMTAATLDAVRFYESLGFTRVVLARELSLPEIEHICKNCTAEIEVFVHGALCVCYSGQCLMSSFIGGRSGNRGACAQPCRLPYELLDSSGTSLLPKHEAYLLSPKDLNYSEHMNELVAAGVTSFKVEGRMKKVSYVRQVIGTYRHILDTAHMDAADADALASGFNRGFSTDYLTDHVGKSMMTVVAPNNQGKLIGKAEVKKGQVHLFLTEPIEKGSLLKVMQDSGSITYYQIDQNWSLMDEKHFVGKPDEGFAAGQVFLASTPKSQKQRGLQDFSAKLEVHGYLSINTDREQPCTDLTFVLNDGRTVTVSNEFEPVYANNKPTTLEKVTDQVGRLGNTLFTLGSMSIPDGPYMWPASVLNALRRDAVEALENLLITDHETAWAELAVEPQDMSSMVAKGKVQYSEPMVSARVDELEAVKAAIEGGAKKIIFGGDRLQRKPYELSIYGQVAKICKDYNVLCVFATPRVVKDDEVKAYMNTLEAIVEAKPDSISIHVPQALLWLRDLGYTGAIEADTGLNIFNGSSLQVWEDLHMSSIAPSLELTLAQLVNLQKSTKLPLEIMVHGYTEMMISEYCAIASFVGTGKKENCPMPCVREDYALKDRKGEVFPLRTDPYCRMHIMNSHEMDMRAYVPELHRKGLHILRIDGRHMDPHRLRTIVADYVSIQNGTKEAPPKSVGKDDTPITRGHYFRGIL, encoded by the coding sequence ATGGAATTATTGGCTCCTGCCGGTACGATGGAAAACTTTATAGCCGCTTTAGAATCTGGGGCTGATGCTATTTATCTTGGCGGTAAAGGCTTTAATGCTCGTGCTCATGCAGCAAACTTTGGCATTGAAGAACTGGCTGAGGCTATTCGTTTGGCTCATATTTTAGATGTGTCCGTATATGTAACCGTAAATATCCTCATAGGTGATTCCGAATTAAAGGATCTCGAGGCGTATTTAAAGGACTTAGAGCGCATCGGTGTGGATGCTATTATCGTTCAAGATTTAGCAGTTGCTAAACTAGCTCAGCGTGTGGCTCCTAAACTTCACTTGCATGGCAGTACGCAGATGACGGCGGCTACATTAGATGCTGTTCGTTTTTATGAAAGCCTCGGTTTTACCCGTGTTGTATTGGCTCGTGAATTGAGCCTTCCTGAAATTGAACATATTTGTAAAAACTGTACAGCTGAAATCGAAGTCTTTGTACATGGTGCCTTATGTGTGTGCTATTCTGGTCAATGCTTGATGAGTTCCTTTATCGGTGGTCGCAGTGGTAACCGTGGTGCTTGCGCACAACCTTGCCGGTTGCCTTATGAACTATTGGATTCTTCTGGTACTAGTTTGCTACCTAAACACGAAGCCTATCTATTAAGTCCAAAGGATCTTAACTATAGTGAGCATATGAATGAGCTCGTAGCTGCCGGTGTTACATCCTTTAAGGTAGAAGGACGTATGAAGAAGGTTTCCTATGTACGCCAAGTTATTGGGACTTATCGCCATATTTTAGATACGGCTCATATGGATGCTGCTGATGCCGATGCATTGGCATCTGGGTTTAATCGTGGCTTCTCTACAGATTACTTAACAGACCATGTAGGGAAATCTATGATGACTGTTGTAGCTCCAAATAATCAAGGCAAATTAATTGGTAAAGCAGAGGTCAAAAAAGGACAAGTTCATTTATTCCTAACAGAACCGATTGAAAAAGGATCACTTTTAAAGGTAATGCAAGATTCTGGTAGTATTACGTATTATCAAATTGATCAAAATTGGTCCTTAATGGATGAAAAGCATTTTGTAGGCAAACCTGATGAAGGGTTTGCAGCGGGACAAGTATTTTTAGCATCTACGCCAAAATCTCAAAAGCAACGAGGCTTACAAGATTTTAGTGCTAAATTAGAGGTACATGGTTATCTATCTATTAATACAGACCGAGAACAACCTTGCACAGACCTTACCTTTGTATTGAATGATGGGCGTACTGTGACTGTATCTAATGAGTTTGAACCGGTTTATGCTAACAATAAACCGACTACATTAGAGAAGGTTACTGACCAAGTAGGTAGATTAGGCAATACATTGTTTACGCTTGGCTCTATGTCTATTCCTGATGGACCTTATATGTGGCCAGCTAGTGTGTTAAATGCATTGCGCCGAGATGCTGTAGAAGCGCTAGAAAACTTACTGATTACAGACCATGAAACGGCTTGGGCTGAGCTGGCTGTAGAGCCTCAAGATATGTCATCTATGGTTGCTAAGGGTAAGGTTCAATATTCTGAGCCTATGGTGAGTGCTCGCGTTGATGAACTAGAGGCTGTGAAAGCAGCTATTGAAGGGGGCGCTAAGAAGATTATCTTCGGTGGTGACCGTTTACAACGTAAACCTTATGAACTTAGCATCTACGGGCAGGTAGCTAAGATTTGCAAAGACTATAATGTACTCTGTGTATTTGCTACGCCTCGGGTCGTGAAAGATGATGAAGTAAAGGCGTATATGAATACCCTTGAGGCCATAGTTGAGGCGAAACCGGATAGCATTTCTATTCACGTCCCTCAAGCGTTATTGTGGCTTCGTGACTTAGGGTATACAGGTGCTATTGAAGCCGATACAGGCCTTAATATATTTAATGGCTCTTCCTTACAAGTATGGGAAGATTTACATATGAGTAGCATAGCGCCATCCTTAGAGTTAACCTTGGCACAACTTGTTAACTTGCAAAAATCTACTAAATTGCCATTAGAAATAATGGTACATGGTTACACAGAAATGATGATTTCCGAATACTGTGCCATTGCAAGCTTTGTGGGCACTGGTAAAAAGGAAAACTGTCCTATGCCATGTGTAAGGGAGGACTATGCATTGAAGGACCGTAAAGGGGAAGTGTTCCCATTGCGTACCGATCCTTATTGCCGTATGCACATCATGAATAGTCATGAAATGGACATGCGTGCCTATGTGCCAGAGTTACATCGAAAAGGGCTACATATTTTGCGCATCGATGGTCGACATATGGATCCACATCGCTTGCGTACTATCGTAGCAGATTATGTATCCATTCAAAATGGAACAAAAGAGGCTCCGCCTAAGAGTGTAGGTAAAGATGATACACCTATTACAAGGGGCCACTATTTTAGAGGTATTTTATAA
- a CDS encoding NUDIX hydrolase, with product MDKKLSNFLEKREHTVLTDIDVITAAVAVPLLEIDGEDHVVFTVRSNKLRRQPGEISFPGGHCEPNDKSSAHAAMRECSEELGIDLDKIELLGNLDCFVSAIGVKLYAVAVRLHTSDLKPNPDEVGEVFTVPLQYLLEMEPTVGHLDIATRPLKDFPFHLLEGYNIDWKIRQNYSVYFYPYKQYTIWGLTGRVLKNFLDIYREIYLHNNPYIN from the coding sequence ATGGACAAGAAACTATCTAATTTCCTAGAAAAACGAGAACATACTGTTCTCACCGATATTGATGTTATAACTGCGGCCGTAGCCGTACCATTACTAGAAATAGATGGGGAAGACCATGTAGTGTTTACTGTACGCAGTAATAAGCTACGCCGTCAGCCTGGTGAAATTAGCTTTCCTGGTGGCCACTGTGAGCCTAATGATAAAAGCAGTGCCCATGCTGCCATGCGTGAATGCTCTGAAGAACTCGGTATAGATTTAGACAAAATAGAATTACTTGGTAATTTAGACTGCTTTGTATCTGCTATTGGGGTAAAACTATATGCCGTTGCAGTGCGATTACATACAAGTGATTTAAAACCAAATCCTGATGAAGTAGGAGAAGTGTTTACCGTACCTTTACAATATCTATTAGAGATGGAGCCAACTGTAGGTCATCTAGATATAGCTACAAGACCATTAAAGGACTTTCCATTCCATTTATTAGAAGGCTACAACATAGACTGGAAAATTAGACAAAACTACTCAGTCTATTTCTATCCCTATAAACAATACACCATATGGGGACTAACGGGGCGAGTGCTGAAAAACTTTTTAGATATCTATAGGGAGATTTATTTGCATAATAATCCTTATATAAATTGA